The sequence TAGGTTCATAAATGTATGCTTATTGCTGATGTGGCACGCTTATCCCTGTATACCACCTTTTATCACTATTGCTTGTAATATAAGCACTTATAGATAGTTTTAGCGAGATCTTTAGGTATCAATAACGCATAACATACATAAAGTAGTAAAAGCATGAGCACTCAAGTACAACAACCTTCATTAATTAATTCGCGTAAATATTATCTTGACTGGCTTAGGGTAATTGCATTTGCGTCGCTAATTTTTTATCACATTGGCATGTTGTATAGCGAAAACTGGGGATTTCATTTTAAAAGTAATTATACATCACAGTATGTTGAATATTTAATGTTGGTGTTTTCACCTTGGCGCATGTTGCTCATTTGGTTTATATCGGGCGTAGCGCTGCGTTTTATGATTGATAAAGTAAGCAGCTTTAAGTCTTGGTTACATTTCACCTTATACCGCTCTGTTTTTTTACTCTTACCCTTGCTGGTGGGATTATGGCTAATAGTGCCTTTACAGCTGTTTGCAGAAATGTCACAGCAAGGTGTTATTAATATTAGCTATTGGCAATTTTATTTAGCTTTTATAGAGACTAACAATACGCTGTTTATTAATTATCAGCCTGGAGTGTGGCCGAATGTGGATGTAAATCACTTATGGTATTTGCGCTCGTTGTGGCAGTTTATGTTGATCATTATTGTTTTAACTCTTTTTGCACGCTTGCCTTTTATTACGCCTTTAAAAACATTTGTTAAAGGGGGGGTGTCATTTGGGCTTTTAATTATCTTGCTCACTATTATCATACTATTTACAAGCCATTACTTAACTGGCGATTCACTCAGAGAAACTAATGGCTTTATGCTACTACTCGCTGGATACATACTTGCTAAAAACACTTATTTTTGGAACTGCTTGAATAAAAATTTGGTATTACTGGCTTTGAGTTTTTCGGTTTTGTTAGTACTTATAATATTAAGCTATCAAAAGGCGTTTACTCTCCCTCATTTTATTTTAAGCGGTAGCTACAATATTCAACGTATAGTAGGTGTGTTTTTTGTACTAGCGCTTGCTCACCGATTTTTAAATTTTAATACCTACTATTTAAAGCAGCTCAATGCATGGGTGTTTCCCTTTTATTTATTGCATCAAAGCATATTGATTATTTTGTGTTTTTTACTGCAACCTTTAAGTTTAGGGCCTGTTGCTGAACCATTCATTATTATTACAGGGACTTGGTCTTTTTGCGGTGTCATAACATGGAGTATTACACGTATTGATGTATTTAGACCTTTGCTAGGGGTTGCAATTAAACGAGAGTATTCCTCGACTGTAAAAACGATTGGCTATACGGCCGCTTTAATTTTAATAACTCCGCTAGCGTATAAGCTAATCACTTAGGCTAAGAGGCTGTATTAAAATTGCCATAATCTTGTCATGCCGGTGTGTTGATATTTAGCAAATACAATACTAAG comes from Pseudoalteromonas aliena SW19 and encodes:
- a CDS encoding acyltransferase family protein, whose amino-acid sequence is MSTQVQQPSLINSRKYYLDWLRVIAFASLIFYHIGMLYSENWGFHFKSNYTSQYVEYLMLVFSPWRMLLIWFISGVALRFMIDKVSSFKSWLHFTLYRSVFLLLPLLVGLWLIVPLQLFAEMSQQGVINISYWQFYLAFIETNNTLFINYQPGVWPNVDVNHLWYLRSLWQFMLIIIVLTLFARLPFITPLKTFVKGGVSFGLLIILLTIIILFTSHYLTGDSLRETNGFMLLLAGYILAKNTYFWNCLNKNLVLLALSFSVLLVLIILSYQKAFTLPHFILSGSYNIQRIVGVFFVLALAHRFLNFNTYYLKQLNAWVFPFYLLHQSILIILCFLLQPLSLGPVAEPFIIITGTWSFCGVITWSITRIDVFRPLLGVAIKREYSSTVKTIGYTAALILITPLAYKLIT